The Nitrospira sp. genome segment ATTCAAGTCTCGGTTATGGGTCGGAACGGGAAAATATAAAGACTTTGTCGAGACGCAAAAGGCGATTGAAGTGTCCGGCGCCGATGTGGTGACGGTCGCAGTGCGGCGAGTGAACATCACCGATCGATCGAAAGACAATCTGCTCGATTACATCGACCCGAAGAAATACACGATTCTGCCCAACACGGCCGGATGCTACACCGTGGAAGATGCCGTTCGATACTCGCGCTTGGCCCGGGCGGCCGGAGTCTCCGACTTGGTGAAGTTGGAAGTGCTGGGTGACGAGAGGACGTTGTTCCCCGATACGGCCGGTTTGATCGAGGCAGCCAAGATCCTCATTAAGGAAGGATTTATCGTCCTTCCATACACGAACGATGACCCGATTGTCGCGAAGAAGCTCGTGGATATCGGATGTCCGGCGGTCATGCCTCTAGCT includes the following:
- a CDS encoding thiazole synthase yields the protein MTDDRLVIAGREFKSRLWVGTGKYKDFVETQKAIEVSGADVVTVAVRRVNITDRSKDNLLDYIDPKKYTILPNTAGCYTVEDAVRYSRLARAAGVSDLVKLEVLGDERTLFPDTAGLIEAAKILIKEGFIVLPYTNDDPIVAKKLVDIGCPAVMPLAAPIGSGLGIRNPYNLKIIMETVKVPIIVDAGVGTASDAALAMEYGADAVLMNTAIAGAQDPLAMAEAMKYAVHAGRLAYKAGRIPRKLYATASSPIEGML